The Gammaproteobacteria bacterium genome has a segment encoding these proteins:
- a CDS encoding argininosuccinate synthase, producing the protein MARAQKVVLAYSGGLDTSVICRWLQESRGAEVVTFTADIGQGEEVEPARVKAKSMGVEEIHVEDLREIFVRDYVFPMFRANALYEGEYLLGTAIARPLIARRLVEIAEETGADAIAHGATGKGNDQVRFELGAYALNPDIEVIAPWREWDLNSREKLLAYCREHDIPVDFEQQDQSPYSMDANLLHISYEGSDLEDPWEEPDENIWRWTVSPEAAPDEPRVVEIEFARGDPVALDGERLSPAGLLARLNELGGAHGVGRQDLVENRYVGMKSRGCYETPGGAILLKAHRAIESVTLDREVAHLKDELMPRYAHLIYNGYWWSPERKALQALIDESQEPVNGLVRLKLYKGSVSVLGRRSPDSLFDESMATFEDDRGAYSQGDATGFIRLNALRLRLAAKLGRKL; encoded by the coding sequence ATGGCGCGCGCGCAAAAGGTTGTGCTGGCCTATTCCGGGGGGCTGGATACGTCGGTGATTTGCCGGTGGCTGCAGGAGTCCCGCGGCGCCGAGGTGGTGACCTTTACCGCCGACATCGGCCAGGGCGAGGAGGTTGAGCCGGCGCGCGTCAAGGCGAAGTCGATGGGCGTGGAGGAAATACACGTCGAAGACCTCAGGGAGATTTTTGTCCGCGACTACGTTTTTCCCATGTTCCGCGCCAATGCGCTGTACGAAGGGGAATACCTGCTGGGCACCGCCATCGCCCGACCGCTGATCGCCAGGCGACTGGTGGAGATCGCGGAGGAAACCGGCGCCGACGCCATCGCCCACGGCGCCACCGGAAAGGGCAACGACCAGGTGCGCTTCGAGCTGGGGGCCTATGCGCTGAATCCCGACATCGAAGTGATTGCGCCCTGGCGGGAGTGGGACCTGAACTCGCGGGAGAAGCTGCTGGCCTACTGCCGGGAACACGACATACCTGTGGACTTCGAGCAGCAGGATCAGTCGCCATATTCCATGGACGCCAACCTGCTGCACATTTCCTACGAGGGCAGCGACCTGGAGGATCCCTGGGAGGAACCGGACGAGAACATCTGGCGCTGGACCGTGTCTCCCGAAGCGGCGCCGGATGAGCCGCGGGTTGTGGAGATCGAATTCGCCCGCGGCGATCCGGTGGCGCTGGACGGCGAACGGCTGAGTCCGGCGGGCTTGCTGGCGCGCCTGAACGAACTGGGCGGAGCGCATGGGGTGGGGCGCCAGGACCTGGTCGAGAATCGCTACGTGGGCATGAAGTCGCGCGGCTGCTACGAAACCCCTGGCGGTGCGATCCTGCTGAAAGCGCACCGCGCGATCGAGTCAGTGACGCTCGACCGCGAGGTGGCCCATCTCAAGGACGAACTGATGCCGCGCTACGCCCATCTCATCTACAACGGCTACTGGTGGTCGCCGGAACGCAAGGCGCTGCAGGCCCTGATCGACGAGTCGCAGGAACCCGTCAACGGCCTCGTGCGACTGAAGCTGTACAAGGGTTCCGTATCGGTGCTCGGCCGGCGCTCGCCGGACAGCCTGTTCGACGAAAGCATGGCGACGTTCGAGGACGACCGCGGCGCGTACAGCCAGGGCGACGCAACGGGCTTCATCCGCCTGAACGCCCTGCGCCTGCGCCTTGCCGCGAAGCTCGGCCGCAAGCTTTAG
- a CDS encoding ester cyclase translates to MSEYSLHPGNKAGIYKALRALAAAEGKALDGAVERIYHPDARWYGSHPINELEGTDAIKDVWHNVRRSFPDMERRDSIFLVGESGTKQYVATIGIYQSNFVADWLGVPATHGVAHLRYGEAHELVDGRIIQTYALWDLLDLLRQAAIWPIAPSLGAEVAWPAPATGDGVRLGEENAEQSASSIGLVLAMHQGLFRFDQKDLDSMQQHKYWTRNFLWYGPAGIGTARGMEGYRAHHQAPFLRAFPDRSGAGHFIDMGCGNYAVTGGWPSVQATHAGPDWLGLAATGKRVTMRVMDFYRIENGLIAENWIPIDIIEALLQLGTDVLGRVAHLRGRPNVRV, encoded by the coding sequence ATGAGTGAATATTCATTGCATCCCGGCAACAAGGCCGGCATCTACAAGGCCCTGAGGGCGCTTGCCGCAGCCGAAGGGAAAGCGCTCGACGGGGCCGTGGAGCGCATTTATCACCCCGATGCCCGCTGGTACGGTTCCCATCCGATCAACGAGCTCGAGGGAACCGATGCCATCAAGGACGTCTGGCACAACGTTCGCCGTTCCTTTCCGGACATGGAGCGGCGCGACTCGATATTTCTCGTGGGCGAATCAGGCACGAAGCAATACGTCGCGACGATCGGGATCTACCAGTCCAACTTCGTGGCCGACTGGCTGGGCGTGCCCGCCACGCACGGCGTGGCGCACCTGCGTTACGGCGAAGCGCACGAACTGGTCGACGGCAGGATAATCCAGACGTATGCCCTGTGGGACCTCCTGGATCTGCTGCGGCAGGCGGCCATCTGGCCGATCGCACCCAGCCTGGGAGCCGAGGTGGCGTGGCCCGCGCCCGCCACGGGCGACGGCGTGCGGCTGGGCGAGGAAAACGCCGAACAAAGCGCCAGCAGCATCGGGCTGGTGCTGGCGATGCACCAGGGGCTGTTCCGATTTGACCAAAAGGACCTGGACAGCATGCAGCAGCATAAGTACTGGACCCGGAACTTTCTCTGGTACGGCCCCGCCGGCATCGGCACGGCCAGGGGAATGGAAGGATACAGAGCGCACCACCAGGCGCCGTTTCTGAGAGCGTTTCCCGACCGCAGCGGAGCGGGCCACTTCATCGACATGGGTTGCGGAAACTACGCGGTTACCGGCGGCTGGCCGAGCGTGCAGGCGACCCACGCCGGGCCGGACTGGCTGGGCCTGGCGGCCACGGGAAAGCGCGTGACCATGCGCGTCATGGACTTCTATCGCATCGAGAACGGCCTGATCGCGGAAAACTGGATTCCGATCGACATCATCGAGGCGCTGCTGCAGCTTGGCACGGACGTGCTGGGGCGCGTAGCGCACCTGCGGGGCAGGCCGAACGTCAGGGTCTGA
- a CDS encoding glutathione S-transferase family protein, translating to MLRLYDNRTSGNGYKPRLLLAHLGIDYEHVEIDILKGESRTPAFLAKNPNGRIPVLEFEDGACLAESNAILFYLAEGTRFMPSERLARAFTLQWMFFEQYSHEPFIAVARHWIQHMEMTDEQRAQLPARQEGGHAALSVMEGHLGGADWFGGESMTIADIALYAYTHVADEGGFELEDYPAVRAWLDRVAAQPGHVLMNT from the coding sequence ATGCTCCGCCTTTACGACAACCGCACGTCCGGCAACGGCTACAAGCCCAGGCTGCTGCTCGCCCATCTGGGTATCGACTACGAACACGTCGAGATCGATATCCTGAAGGGAGAATCCCGGACCCCGGCTTTCCTGGCCAAAAACCCCAACGGGCGCATACCGGTACTGGAGTTCGAAGACGGCGCCTGCCTGGCGGAGTCCAACGCGATATTGTTTTACCTGGCCGAAGGTACTCGCTTCATGCCTTCCGAACGGCTGGCCCGCGCATTCACTCTGCAATGGATGTTTTTCGAGCAGTACAGCCACGAACCCTTTATCGCAGTCGCGCGCCACTGGATCCAGCATATGGAAATGACCGACGAGCAACGCGCCCAGCTTCCCGCCAGGCAGGAAGGCGGGCACGCGGCGCTTTCCGTCATGGAGGGCCATCTCGGTGGAGCCGACTGGTTCGGAGGCGAATCGATGACCATCGCCGACATCGCTCTTTACGCCTACACCCACGTTGCCGACGAAGGCGGGTTCGAGCTTGAGGACTACCCGGCCGTGCGTGCCTGGCTGGACCGTGTTGCAGCGCAGCCGGGGCATGTTTTGATGAATACCTGA
- a CDS encoding nuclear transport factor 2 family protein gives MGRDQRLFLQQADNAREEHSRRGAAGTAGNRGQPLRIPRRKRAGGNDVHPGPHPCAHDRRRPRPGNLVRGFPVQAAVRVGQGRTFQGQCHIPQHRRRLEVHSLRRSPHVRHHVHGAAVPQPGQPGVSRPVVRRGAPTMRPALLVLLAAVLPATLSAQSILHEETTAPPEVAGAIEELVLEWADKFNRGDWVRIHDTWDPDEEAPYYLGEERDRWIMGKEGLYSYFNPPAFALSLMESVKIVPYRLRVRQVSDSIVIATWDNRLDLKARTRPAINDDYRVNAVFRRKPEGWMFIHYAELAWSALIYMEHLYRKSVSPGFPENAMPYDRRRLPAREESTRNSELPD, from the coding sequence ATGGGACGAGATCAACGGCTATTTCTCCAGCAAGCCGACAATGCCCGAGAAGAACATTCCCGCCGAGGCGCCGCCGGGACTGCGGGAAATCGAGGCCAGCCATTACGAATACCGCGCCGAAAGCGAGCTGGCGGAAATGATGTACACCCCGGACCGCATCCGTGTGCGCATGATCGACGGCGACCTCGCCCTGGCAATCTGGTACGTGGATTTCCAGTTCAAGCCGCGGTTCGGGTCGGCCAAGGGCGAACATTTCAAGGCCAATGCCATATTCCGCAACACCGCCGACGGCTGGAAGTTCATTCACTACGGCGAAGCCCCCATGTCCGCCATCATGTACATGGAGCGGCTGTACCGCAGCCAGGTCAGCCAGGAGTTTCTCGACCTGTTGTCCGACGGGGAGCGCCAACGATGAGACCGGCCTTGCTCGTTCTGCTTGCGGCGGTTCTACCGGCGACCCTGTCTGCCCAGTCCATCCTGCATGAAGAGACCACCGCCCCGCCCGAAGTGGCCGGCGCCATCGAAGAGCTCGTGCTCGAATGGGCCGACAAGTTCAACCGGGGCGACTGGGTCCGGATCCACGACACCTGGGATCCCGACGAAGAAGCGCCCTATTACCTCGGCGAGGAACGGGACCGCTGGATCATGGGCAAGGAGGGCCTCTACAGCTATTTCAATCCGCCCGCCTTTGCTCTCTCGTTGATGGAAAGCGTCAAGATCGTGCCGTACCGGCTGCGGGTGCGGCAGGTCTCGGACTCCATCGTTATCGCCACATGGGACAACCGGCTCGACCTCAAGGCGCGCACCCGCCCCGCGATCAACGACGACTACCGGGTGAATGCGGTTTTCCGCAGGAAGCCCGAGGGGTGGATGTTCATTCACTACGCCGAACTGGCCTGGTCTGCGCTAATCTACATGGAACACCTGTACCGCAAGTCGGTCTCGCCCGGCTTCCCGGAAAACGCCATGCCGTACGACCGCAGGCGGCTCCCCGCGCGCGAAGAATCGACCCGGAACAGTGAATTGCCTGATTAG
- a CDS encoding NAD(P)-binding protein produces the protein MGSSSGHSGAVHVVGAGLAGLSTAVALAAGGRQVRMYEAAAQAGGRCRSYEDARLGCRIDNGNHLLLSGNTATRRYLNATGAGGALIGPDRACFPFLDVRTGRRWSFRPGGGRIPWWIFDKRRRIPDAPAWRYLSALRFVFAGPESTVRETVGNSGVLFERLWEPLAVAALNTSAGTGAARLLWPVLRETFARGEADCRPLVARDGLSEAFVEPALHMLRGKGADIRFKMRLQAIDYREGLARELRFGAETAALKDGDSVVLAVPPAVAAALVPGLTVPEQSNPIVNVHFLLSRPAGLAPEIPFIGLIGGTAQWLFARGRIASVTVSAGSDLVHESAEVLAERTWRDVAKALTLDPKAMPRYRVVKEKRATMAQTPSQVRRRPATECGYRNLFLAGDWIDTGLPATIESAIRSGESAARAACARSPVKV, from the coding sequence ATGGGCTCTTCTAGCGGCCATTCGGGCGCGGTACATGTTGTCGGTGCAGGACTTGCCGGACTTTCAACGGCAGTTGCCCTGGCGGCCGGCGGACGGCAGGTCAGGATGTACGAGGCCGCCGCACAGGCCGGCGGGCGCTGCCGTTCCTACGAGGATGCCCGGCTTGGATGCCGGATCGACAACGGCAATCACCTGCTGCTCAGCGGCAATACGGCAACCCGGCGCTACCTGAACGCAACCGGCGCCGGCGGCGCCCTGATCGGGCCTGACCGGGCCTGTTTTCCCTTTCTCGACGTACGCACCGGCCGGCGCTGGTCCTTTCGGCCGGGCGGCGGAAGAATTCCGTGGTGGATCTTCGATAAACGCCGGCGAATACCGGACGCGCCGGCCTGGCGCTATCTTTCGGCGCTTCGCTTCGTTTTCGCCGGGCCGGAGAGCACCGTTCGGGAAACGGTAGGGAACAGCGGCGTTCTGTTCGAAAGACTGTGGGAACCGCTGGCGGTTGCGGCGCTGAATACGTCCGCCGGCACGGGGGCCGCGCGCCTTCTGTGGCCGGTATTGCGCGAAACCTTTGCCCGGGGCGAGGCCGACTGCCGGCCACTGGTGGCGAGGGATGGCCTGTCCGAGGCGTTTGTGGAACCCGCGCTTCACATGTTGCGCGGAAAGGGCGCGGACATACGGTTCAAGATGCGGTTGCAGGCAATCGATTACCGGGAAGGCCTCGCGCGCGAACTGCGCTTCGGCGCCGAAACGGCCGCACTGAAGGATGGCGACAGCGTCGTTCTGGCGGTGCCGCCCGCGGTGGCGGCCGCGCTGGTTCCGGGATTGACCGTGCCCGAACAAAGCAACCCCATCGTCAACGTCCATTTTCTGCTGTCGCGCCCCGCCGGTCTGGCGCCGGAAATTCCATTTATTGGCCTGATCGGCGGAACGGCCCAGTGGCTATTCGCTCGCGGCCGGATCGCGTCCGTAACGGTCAGCGCCGGCAGCGACCTGGTGCACGAAAGCGCCGAGGTGCTTGCCGAAAGGACCTGGCGCGACGTGGCGAAAGCACTGACACTGGATCCGAAGGCCATGCCCCGCTACCGCGTGGTCAAGGAGAAGCGGGCCACGATGGCGCAAACGCCCTCGCAGGTCCGGCGCCGGCCCGCCACGGAATGCGGCTACCGCAACCTCTTCCTGGCCGGAGACTGGATCGACACCGGGCTGCCGGCCACAATCGAAAGCGCCATCCGCTCCGGCGAAAGCGCAGCGCGCGCCGCGTGCGCACGGAGCCCTGTCAAGGTTTGA
- the hpnD gene encoding presqualene diphosphate synthase HpnD (HpnD is found regularly in a locus responsible for the biosynthesis of squalene from farnesyl diphosphate, and is now recognized to function as a presqualene diphosphate synthase (EC 2.5.1.103).): MTRPADPVLEKISPAAHASRVVRQSGTSFFWAMRLLPAERRQAMYAVYAFCREVDDIVDSPGEPAEKLRALERWREEIDLLYRGQPEWLTSRALLEPVDQFDLPQEEFQAIIDGMEIDAAPRVRIRSVDGLLDYCRKVAGAVGMLSIRVFGMPQKPGPRIAVALGNALQLTNILRDVKSDAARNRLYIPSEVLQKYSVDERSLSRIIVHPSFAGACLELSRLARRYYLETEWLLKGLRRGLMRPAVIMMETYQETLNLLDTRGWKKIADPVSLKSWRKVWLALRHGLF; the protein is encoded by the coding sequence ATGACTAGGCCTGCCGACCCGGTGCTGGAGAAAATATCGCCTGCCGCGCACGCAAGTCGCGTTGTCAGGCAGTCGGGCACTTCGTTCTTCTGGGCCATGAGGTTGTTGCCGGCGGAAAGGCGGCAGGCCATGTACGCAGTCTACGCCTTTTGCCGCGAGGTTGACGATATCGTCGATTCGCCCGGCGAACCCGCGGAAAAGTTGCGCGCGCTCGAGCGTTGGCGGGAAGAAATCGACCTGCTTTACAGGGGACAACCCGAGTGGCTTACTTCCCGGGCCCTGCTGGAGCCCGTAGATCAATTCGACCTGCCGCAAGAGGAGTTTCAGGCCATTATCGATGGCATGGAAATCGATGCGGCCCCCAGGGTTCGCATACGTTCAGTGGATGGCCTGCTCGACTACTGCCGGAAAGTCGCGGGCGCCGTGGGCATGCTCTCGATCCGGGTATTCGGCATGCCTCAGAAGCCGGGCCCGCGAATCGCCGTGGCCCTCGGCAACGCCTTGCAGCTCACCAATATCCTGCGGGACGTCAAGTCGGATGCGGCCAGGAATCGGCTTTACATTCCTTCGGAGGTGCTGCAAAAGTACAGTGTGGACGAAAGATCGCTGTCCCGCATCATCGTTCATCCCTCCTTCGCCGGCGCCTGCCTGGAGTTGTCGAGACTGGCCCGACGTTACTATCTCGAAACGGAGTGGTTGCTGAAAGGTCTGCGACGGGGCCTGATGCGCCCTGCCGTAATCATGATGGAAACCTACCAGGAAACCCTGAATCTGCTCGATACGCGCGGCTGGAAGAAGATCGCGGATCCGGTGTCGCTCAAGAGTTGGCGAAAGGTCTGGCTGGCGCTGCGGCATGGGCTCTTCTAG
- the hpnC gene encoding squalene synthase HpnC: protein MHRVSAVERPSGKGAGDENFPVGSWLLPARLRRHIASFYAYARAIDDIADDPGLQPQEKVSRLDRFAQAVAGADTDDPALRKAHDIRRSLRATGVTHRHCVDLTRAFKQDATQLRYDDWDELMGYCNFSAAPVGRYLVDLHGQPASAYPASDALCNALQVLNHLQDCADDYKALNRVYLPQRWMNEAGSSIEDLAGTRSGPALRQVMDRCLDATGELLVLARTLPGQLHDRRFAMEAAAIVAIADKLCAELRRRDPLAERVVLSKLQYLGCFLVGAGRLLGDRILRRFPEEANDG, encoded by the coding sequence CTGCATCGGGTGTCAGCCGTCGAGCGTCCCTCGGGCAAGGGCGCGGGCGACGAGAACTTCCCGGTCGGCTCGTGGCTGCTGCCCGCACGGCTGCGCCGGCACATTGCTTCCTTTTATGCCTATGCGCGCGCCATAGACGATATCGCCGACGATCCCGGCCTTCAGCCGCAGGAGAAAGTAAGCCGCCTGGACCGTTTTGCGCAGGCTGTAGCGGGCGCCGATACGGACGATCCCGCTTTACGGAAGGCGCACGACATCCGCCGCAGCCTGAGGGCGACCGGAGTCACGCACCGGCATTGCGTGGACCTGACGCGCGCGTTCAAGCAGGACGCCACCCAATTGCGCTATGACGACTGGGACGAACTGATGGGCTACTGCAATTTCTCGGCGGCCCCCGTGGGTCGCTACCTGGTGGACCTGCACGGTCAGCCGGCCAGCGCGTACCCGGCGTCCGACGCCCTCTGCAACGCGTTGCAGGTGCTCAATCATCTGCAGGACTGCGCGGATGACTACAAGGCCCTGAACCGCGTGTACCTGCCGCAGCGCTGGATGAACGAGGCAGGGAGTTCGATTGAGGATCTCGCCGGAACCCGCTCCGGCCCGGCGCTGAGACAGGTAATGGACCGGTGCCTGGATGCAACCGGCGAACTGCTGGTGCTGGCCAGGACGCTGCCCGGACAGCTTCACGACCGTCGCTTCGCCATGGAAGCAGCGGCGATCGTGGCCATCGCCGACAAGCTTTGCGCCGAACTGCGCCGTCGCGACCCGCTGGCGGAACGGGTGGTGCTGAGCAAGTTGCAATATCTGGGCTGTTTTCTGGTCGGAGCCGGACGCCTGCTGGGCGACAGAATACTGCGGCGCTTTCCCGAGGAGGCGAACGATGGCTGA
- a CDS encoding beta-lactamase family protein produces MAFGLILAATANMGLASEPDVPVALSWTSPDALDLGFDEKELGALLDSYVQDVRDGKLPGANLMISRRGQAVLRASIGFADREDRAALSFDHLFRLYSMTKPIAAVLALQQIEAGLYGLDTAVGTFLPEFSEPLVFDPETGPRKSRSRMTVQHLLTHTAGFTAVWNDDAVARIYEEHGVIEHFPNEYENTPSSLSDFYRRIRALPLLHDPGTRRTYGVSNDVQGVLAERAGGSDVASILRSRLFDPLGMRETSFCVSGQDLARFASLYTYDEVGNLSRVEGGEQTAYECPAALNSLSGGLVGTISDYWRFAEALRRGGAYGEARILSPESVELLFAPQPNVDEGDAWIPGAEWGLSIAIVVEPSKSERTEVRNNVYWSGAANTSFWIDPSNELVALIFTQVRGSHPEFSIQTDFRNRVYSAFRGAKGGQKRF; encoded by the coding sequence TTGGCCTTTGGGCTGATCCTGGCAGCCACCGCCAATATGGGCCTTGCAAGCGAGCCGGATGTGCCGGTCGCGCTCTCCTGGACGTCGCCCGACGCATTGGATCTGGGATTTGACGAGAAGGAACTGGGCGCTCTGCTTGATTCATACGTTCAGGATGTCCGCGACGGCAAACTGCCGGGCGCCAATCTGATGATCTCGCGCCGGGGACAGGCGGTGCTCAGGGCTTCGATCGGTTTTGCCGACCGGGAAGATCGTGCGGCGCTTTCTTTTGATCATCTCTTCCGGTTGTATTCCATGACCAAGCCGATCGCTGCGGTGTTGGCGCTGCAGCAGATTGAAGCAGGGCTGTACGGTCTAGACACGGCGGTCGGCACCTTCCTGCCGGAGTTTTCCGAGCCGCTGGTGTTTGACCCGGAAACGGGGCCGCGAAAAAGCCGATCCCGAATGACCGTTCAGCACTTGCTGACTCACACCGCCGGGTTTACCGCCGTGTGGAACGACGATGCGGTTGCAAGGATTTATGAGGAGCATGGGGTCATCGAGCACTTCCCGAACGAGTATGAAAATACCCCGTCTTCCCTGTCGGATTTCTATCGGCGCATAAGGGCGTTGCCGTTGCTCCACGATCCCGGGACCCGCAGAACCTACGGCGTATCGAACGACGTGCAGGGAGTGCTCGCGGAACGGGCGGGGGGCTCCGACGTGGCTTCGATACTCAGGTCGAGGTTGTTCGATCCATTGGGCATGCGCGAGACGTCCTTCTGCGTATCCGGACAGGATCTCGCTCGATTTGCCTCGCTCTATACGTATGACGAAGTCGGGAATCTGAGCCGGGTCGAGGGAGGCGAACAAACGGCCTACGAGTGCCCCGCAGCCCTGAATTCACTGAGCGGCGGGCTTGTCGGCACCATTTCCGACTATTGGCGATTTGCCGAAGCGCTTCGTCGCGGCGGCGCGTATGGCGAAGCGCGCATCCTGTCGCCCGAGAGCGTCGAGCTACTGTTTGCGCCGCAGCCGAATGTGGACGAGGGGGACGCTTGGATTCCAGGTGCGGAATGGGGGCTGAGTATTGCCATAGTCGTCGAACCGTCCAAGTCCGAGCGAACGGAAGTCAGGAACAATGTCTATTGGAGCGGAGCGGCCAACACTTCCTTCTGGATCGACCCTTCAAACGAACTGGTCGCCCTGATATTCACGCAGGTGAGAGGGAGTCATCCCGAATTCTCCATTCAGACGGACTTTCGCAACCGCGTGTACTCGGCGTTCCGCGGCGCGAAAGGCGGCCAAAAGCGGTTCTAG
- a CDS encoding TonB-dependent receptor yields MRNPGKCLRNVVLAGGAVLFGHSVLAQDLALEEIVVTASKRSQSIQDVSTSVSAFNEDDLKLGGIEDVSRLEHMVPGLRFGQSGHEVRLAMRGTRTNNVGTEAEQVVGIFEDGVYVPTTTQALGAYVDVERIEVLRGPQGTLYGRNTFGGTINIITNEPSFENVEYNVSGLVGAYSRYRVEGMLNLPLGDTFAVRLAALSDTHDGYIENTNQPGTADDLNDKDMQFFRATLRWQPTDAFDASLRVASSTVDSNGSAIWGYQQIGGYVGGVYRQGHQYAPADASDHFDQGPWKVSRNLESLADVESISTTLSLNWDWNFATLKVIYNFTDFEGQQQYDSDYSDGGDPLNNGFTGWDSAQETWSAEVQLVSSGEGPLEWLLGYYYYELTANWNWNALENGQWIEPNWDRQGDYVSDSVGYFANGSYSLTDRLRFIGGVRYAEDTKGQRDPLDWSVWPPVPRPGEGERGEWDKTLWKAGIEYDLTPDVMVYGVASTGYRAGGINFIAPNVPLSYAPEEVTAFEAGLKSTLQDGRLVVNAAAFANQYRDMHAQSFIYLGGGGVSEFTENGGELDAQGLEVEVKWLPAENWDVTGWVSFLDAEFGEYNVSRLAGLGTAGGRQDLNDPQRPLLSLEGWAPALSPEFSTGLQVSYDVVLGNGSVLTPFLQTTYTGKYYAHDVNVPGVDQGAHTKSDLRLIWTSANSRIQAQAFVLNVEDEAVLNRVVVFNPGGTTDLASLQAHWNNPRTWGVSVTYSFY; encoded by the coding sequence ATGAGAAATCCAGGCAAGTGCCTGCGCAACGTGGTTCTGGCAGGCGGTGCCGTTTTGTTCGGTCATTCCGTGTTGGCGCAGGACCTGGCGCTAGAAGAAATCGTTGTGACGGCTTCCAAGCGGTCGCAGAGCATTCAGGACGTGTCCACTTCCGTAAGCGCGTTCAATGAAGACGACCTGAAACTTGGCGGCATAGAGGATGTCTCCCGCCTTGAGCACATGGTCCCGGGCCTGCGGTTCGGTCAGTCGGGCCACGAGGTGCGGCTGGCGATGCGGGGAACCCGCACCAACAATGTCGGCACGGAAGCGGAACAGGTGGTCGGCATATTCGAGGATGGGGTCTATGTCCCAACCACGACCCAGGCCCTGGGGGCATACGTGGATGTCGAGCGCATCGAGGTATTGCGTGGGCCGCAGGGCACGCTCTACGGACGGAACACCTTTGGCGGCACGATCAACATCATTACCAACGAGCCGTCGTTCGAGAATGTCGAATACAACGTAAGCGGACTGGTGGGAGCCTACTCCCGGTATCGCGTGGAAGGCATGCTGAATCTTCCCCTCGGCGACACTTTTGCAGTGCGGCTGGCAGCGCTCTCCGACACGCACGACGGCTACATCGAGAACACCAATCAGCCCGGGACCGCAGACGACCTGAACGACAAGGACATGCAGTTTTTCCGCGCCACGCTCAGGTGGCAGCCCACGGACGCGTTTGACGCCTCCCTTCGAGTCGCTTCTTCGACCGTGGACAGCAACGGTTCGGCCATTTGGGGCTACCAGCAGATCGGCGGCTACGTGGGCGGCGTTTATCGGCAGGGGCACCAGTATGCTCCCGCGGACGCGAGCGACCATTTCGACCAGGGCCCATGGAAGGTGAGCCGGAACCTGGAGTCGCTTGCGGATGTCGAATCGATATCCACCACGCTGTCCCTCAACTGGGACTGGAATTTTGCGACCTTGAAGGTGATTTACAACTTCACCGATTTCGAAGGTCAGCAACAGTACGATTCGGACTACAGCGATGGCGGCGATCCATTGAACAACGGGTTCACGGGGTGGGACTCCGCGCAGGAAACCTGGTCCGCCGAGGTGCAGCTCGTTTCGAGCGGAGAGGGTCCGCTTGAGTGGTTGCTTGGTTACTACTACTACGAACTTACGGCCAACTGGAACTGGAACGCGCTCGAGAACGGTCAGTGGATTGAGCCGAACTGGGATCGGCAGGGGGATTATGTTTCCGATTCAGTCGGCTATTTCGCAAACGGCAGCTACAGCCTGACGGACCGGCTCCGATTTATCGGGGGCGTCCGGTACGCGGAAGACACCAAGGGACAGCGCGACCCGCTCGACTGGAGTGTCTGGCCTCCCGTTCCCAGGCCCGGCGAGGGAGAAAGGGGCGAGTGGGACAAGACACTGTGGAAGGCCGGCATCGAATATGACCTGACCCCGGACGTCATGGTCTACGGCGTGGCTTCCACGGGTTACCGCGCCGGAGGCATCAACTTCATCGCGCCGAATGTCCCCCTGTCTTATGCGCCCGAGGAAGTGACGGCGTTCGAAGCGGGTCTGAAGAGCACTCTACAGGACGGCCGGCTGGTAGTGAACGCTGCTGCGTTCGCAAACCAGTACCGTGACATGCATGCGCAGTCGTTCATTTATCTGGGCGGGGGCGGCGTTTCCGAATTCACGGAAAACGGCGGCGAACTGGATGCCCAGGGCCTCGAGGTGGAGGTGAAATGGCTGCCTGCGGAGAACTGGGACGTCACCGGGTGGGTGTCTTTCCTGGACGCCGAGTTCGGCGAGTACAACGTTTCAAGGCTGGCCGGGCTGGGGACCGCTGGCGGGCGGCAGGACCTGAATGACCCGCAAAGGCCGCTGCTTTCTCTGGAAGGCTGGGCGCCCGCGCTGAGTCCGGAGTTTTCCACGGGTTTGCAGGTCAGCTATGACGTCGTTCTGGGTAACGGCAGCGTGCTGACGCCTTTCCTGCAGACGACCTACACGGGTAAGTACTACGCTCACGACGTGAACGTGCCGGGCGTGGATCAGGGCGCGCACACCAAGTCCGACCTGCGGCTCATCTGGACCTCAGCAAACAGCCGGATTCAGGCCCAGGCCTTCGTGCTCAATGTGGAGGACGAAGCGGTCTTGAACCGTGTCGTTGTGTTCAATCCGGGCGGAACGACGGACCTCGCTTCCCTGCAGGCGCACTGGAACAATCCGCGCACCTGGGGCGTTAGCGTTACCTACAGCTTCTACTGA